atcTTCAAATGGGCTGGGATTAAATTTGACGAATtctaatagtaatagtaatcTTAATAGTCTTGCTAATGGTATTTTATCTAGTACCTCCAGCACTAATATGTTATCTAATAACTCTACCCCTAATATATTAGCCAACTCATCACCTATTACGTTAACTCAACAAATTCCTATTATATCTTCACCAAAACAACCGATTCctaataatagtattacAAACCCTAATAGTTTACAAAATAGCGAAGGCCAAGTATTTTTAAGACAAACATCACATTTAGCTTCTTCAAGCTCACGAATTCCATCTGGATATTCATCGAACCATTCATTGAATCCATTAAACCCATTATTAAGAAATCCTAATGCTTCACCAAACTCCACAATAGTTACaccaaatacaaataccaCCAGCAATAGAGCTCCACCATTACAATTTTACCAAACATCCAATACATCACATCAACAGTTGGTAGCTCAAAATACTAATGGATCCACCcattctaatttttctattcaTTCGTATCACGATGATGCATTAGCCCAAGCCAATGTTGGCGCTTCTACTATATTAAACGATGTTTATAATGGATTAAGTAATGGATTAGAAGATGGGTTGAACAGGTCGTTAAGCAGTTTAGATTTACAGAATAAGAAGACTACTTGGTGATGTGTATGACAAGCGATTTTTCTCCAGAAATtccttattttttatttaattataaatttttttttccaaagttaattttattatgatttaATGAATGATGATTATATAGtgtttataaattaatgattttataGTAGTGTGTAATAATGTATTGTAATGTTAAGAGAGTACTGTTACGAGGGTTATTTGGAGTAAAACTGCTAAAATCCGCAAAGGGTAATAGGATTTGCATTATTGTCGCCCTCATTCGGagtatatataaagaaaaacaaaaattattagaagttgtataatgtatatatctaaaaaacaaaatatctATCAATGCTATGAAAACTACATTAGTGATAATACAAGATTACGATTAAGTATGGTATCacgatattatttttttctaaaaaatgACTACGTcatgtattattattattattactatcattattttatatgatatttttgaaaatagtaTTAATACTTGGTAAggtattaattatttttgggTTTGAGTTCATTCTTGATTCTTCACtagaagtattattatcagtCTCATCATCAGTTGGTACATTTATATCCCTTGGAGAATTAGAAgtggaaaaaattgaaggGGAATGCTCTTTTAATCCATTAGACGAAGTACTAGATGGAGAATTTGAAAAGGATCTAGCGATTGGCTGGTTTGGCATATTATGAATAGATAAGTTAATATCATTTACTTCAGCTTGGATATGGTTTTCTAATTCTGTTGGCATTTCCGCTTGTGGTTGTGGTTGTGTTTCCGGGTTTGGATTGATTGGTGGTGGAGAATTTAAAAGACAATTAATGGAAGTAGGGTTATTATGAATTGGATGAGAGATAGAATCTAGCCTACCTTTGATTTGAGATTCTGACTTATGAGGTAAGAGAATCGACAATTCCATTATAGAAAGACGccttttattattttcaaacaaTAACTTATCTTCATCCAAAGACCAAGAATTATTGTTGTTCAAATGATGTATTTTCATCTTGGCAGAGTCTAAATAAGAATTATGATTTGAAACCATAGTAGAATTTCTTCTTGGATGAACAATTGCATTATTAGTGGTAGAGTGGAATGATACTAGAGAAGATCTTCTGGTTGTGGTTGGAGTGGAAAATGGGGATAATGTGTTGAATGAAGACCGTCTAGAACGAGTCAAGAATGACTTGGGGTTGTATGTGGAGAAAGATGGAGTAGGTGGAATAGAAGAGAGAGGTGTCGAGATAGATGAACGACGAGATTTGATATGAATACGTGGCACAAATCCGACGTTTTCAGAATCTGGCGCGGTAGCCGCCGAAGAAGAAACAGAAGCAGGTACATGTTTTGGTGGGTGAAATGCGGAGCTAATGTTATTAGAAGTGGTTATGGTAGTAGTAGAAGTGACAGTATTTGCGGGAGTAGAAGCGGTACAAGGTGTGGCAGCAATagagttattattagtattgttaTTGCTATCGCCATTAGCATTAGTATTAGCATTGGCATTGGCATTGGTACCTACATTAGCATTGACATTAGTATTAGTGTTGGCGGTTGCATTGGTAGTTGCAACTGCATTGGCATTTGTAAAGTCAGGAGTGGAAAACACAATCTCCCTAGAAGGTGATTTCTTTGCAGCAGGTTCTGGTGCTGTCCGTTGCGCGTGTAAAGGTAGGTCACCCAGGTCAATGTTGTGGATGTCAACAAGCGCAGTACGGTTAGCCTTGAGGCTACCAGATTTCAGACGGCGCCAACGGAACTGACATGCATTAGAAGTACGGCGGTCAAAGTGGAGGGCAATGTCCTTCCAGCCCATGTGACGGACCTCCTTAAGATGGCGCAACAACAAGTCGTCAGCTGGGTCCCAAGACGATGGGTTTTTGCTGGGAGCTTTTGTGGAGGCTTTTGTAGGGGCGTGCACCTGCATGTTTGCTGAGATAGTAATGTGGGTTGGGGCAGTCACGCGTGAGGTCTGTTGAGGTGGTTGAGGATGAATAGAAGTCATGGAGCGTATACGTTGTTTATCCATCGCATTGTACCACGTCTGCCAGCACACCGCTTATATAGCATTCTGCTCCCGGCGCAGGATCTGGCGGCCGGGGTGAATCACCTCCGCAGGCCTACCCACCCGCCCAGACCTACCCGTAGCACCTGCCGCGCAGCACGTAGTACGTAGCACACAGCGTACTCTGCTCCGTCGTGCCCGCTGCCCGAACGGGGCAGCGGGCACGCCCCACCTTCCCAATGAGGATGCTTGTTGCTCAAGATGTATTCGGGAATTTCGCCAGTACACCGTTAACTTCATCACGTGCATTGTTTGGGTAAATACATTCATCCATTGTATCCGGAGTTTTTGGTTTATttctgttttttattttatttttttgctgTTATTTTTCAGCTACACGTTAATGACTCATCTGTCATCTCATAATTATCATCACTCATCATTAGCTTGTATTAAAGCGCACATTGgaaagtttaaaaaaaaataaaagataaacaTTAAAATGATTGGATATATATAGTATAAAATAACGCCTCTTCTCGGAACTTCTAAAATGCTGGTTAATAATCATGAAAT
This genomic stretch from Henningerozyma blattae CBS 6284 chromosome 1, complete genome harbors:
- the TOD6 gene encoding Tod6p (similar to Saccharomyces cerevisiae YBL054W and DOT6 (YER088C); ancestral locus Anc_7.372) translates to MDKQRIRSMTSIHPQPPQQTSRVTAPTHITISANMQVHAPTKASTKAPSKNPSSWDPADDLLLRHLKEVRHMGWKDIALHFDRRTSNACQFRWRRLKSGSLKANRTALVDIHNIDLGDLPLHAQRTAPEPAAKKSPSREIVFSTPDFTNANAVATTNATANTNTNVNANVGTNANANANTNANGDSNNNTNNNSIAATPCTASTPANTVTSTTTITTSNNISSAFHPPKHVPASVSSSAATAPDSENVGFVPRIHIKSRRSSISTPLSSIPPTPSFSTYNPKSFLTRSRRSSFNTLSPFSTPTTTRRSSLVSFHSTTNNAIVHPRRNSTMVSNHNSYLDSAKMKIHHLNNNNSWSLDEDKLLFENNKRRLSIMELSILLPHKSESQIKGRLDSISHPIHNNPTSINCLLNSPPPINPNPETQPQPQAEMPTELENHIQAEVNDINLSIHNMPNQPIARSFSNSPSSTSSNGLKEHSPSIFSTSNSPRDINVPTDDETDNNTSSEESRMNSNPKIINTLPSINTIFKNII